A window of the Cucurbita pepo subsp. pepo cultivar mu-cu-16 chromosome LG01, ASM280686v2, whole genome shotgun sequence genome harbors these coding sequences:
- the LOC111805537 gene encoding transcription factor MYB97-like yields the protein MTPSTAVGTGNGGGAGAEGGLKKGPWTASEDAILVEYVRKNGEGNWNAVQRNSGLNRCGKSCRLRWANHLRPNLKKGAFSPEEERLILQLHAKYGNKWARMASQLPGRTDNEIKNYWNTRIKRRQRQGLPLYPHDIKPLSAQSQPTTPTSPLPSPTTSTSTPTTPTGIPTSMFQFHSLSPNSMHSLSPTPPPHSPLSSPHQHEPHTFSSFPFTAPSSFTFHRPPPILAAPIRFKHFRANTNTTPVFTHHPSLLTHSPTPPPPQQLSHVDSFQFPMTLATNSPSPSPTSHILQTHSGMVMNNCMSSLKQDLSPTQFHQINVPHTGLSFKDDKVGSAMSFSSGIGLLEDLLEEAQVLGCDVNSNAKLSSSSSCLVSPGEQRLFDDFHKLAQDSNTCLFFSTKAKEDGGDGGSPAASEDWSKLLNAAIPSNMQLPQWYDTNKEDEQQISYGQTVSSALPNHHHHHQQNQDDNVGELDVQQLAAFFPVATEQDQPPVTNNSSCPWDNLPGIC from the exons ATGACACCGAGCACCGCCGTTGGAACGGGGAACGGTGGAGGCGCAGGAGCCGAAGGTGGGCTTAAGAAGGGGCCGTGGACGGCGTCGGAAGATGCGATTCTTGTGGAATATGTGAGAAAGAACGGGGAAGGGAATTGGAACGCCGTTCAGAGAAATTCTGGACTTAACCGTTGCGGTAAAAGCTGCCGCCTCCGTTGGGCTAACCATTTACGGCCTAATTTGAAAAAGGGCGCTTTCTCCCCTGAAGAGGAGCGGCTCATTCTTCAACTCCATGCCAAGTATGGCAACAAATGGGCCCGCATGGCTTCTCAG CTACCGGGAAGAACAGACAATGAGATTAAGAATTACTGGAACACGAGGATAAAAAGACGGCAACGACAAGGCCTTCCGTTATATCCACACGACATTAAGCCATTGTCGGCGCAATCACAACCGACGACACCGACAAGCCCCCTCCCGTCCCCGACGACATCGACATCAACGCCAACGACACCGACAGGCATTCCCACCTCCATGTTCCAGTTCCACAGCCTCAGTCCAAACTCAATGCACTCCCTCTCCCCGACGCCACCCCCTCACTCGCCTCTGTCTTCACCACACCAACACGAACCCCACACTTTCTCATCCTTCCCCTTCACCGCCCCAAGCTCTTTCACCTTCCACCGCCCACCTCCCATCCTCGCCGCCCCAATTCGTTTCAAGCATTTTCGGGCTAACACCAATACTACCCCTGTTTTTACTCATCATCCCAGTCTCTTGACCCATTCTCCgacgccgccgccgccgcaaCAGCTCTCTCATGTGGACTCTTTCCAATTCCCCATGACTTTGGCTACCAATTCTCCTTCTCCATCTCCTACGTCGCACATTCTTCAAACCCACTCTGGAATGGTTATGAATAACTGTATGAGTTCTCTAAAACAGGACCTCTCTCCAACCCAATTTCACCAAATTAACGTTCCCCATACTGGGTTGAGCTTCAAGGATGACAAGGTCGGCTCCGCCATGAGTTTCAGCAGCGGCATTGGCCTGCTGGAGGATCTGTTGGAGGAAGCTCAGGTATTGGGGTGCGATGTGAACTCAAATGCTAAATTaagttcatcttcttcatgttTGGTTTCGCCCGGTGAACAGCGGCTGTTTGATGACTTCCATAAGTTGGCTCAAGACTCCAACACTTGCTTATTTTTCA GCACAAAAGCAAAGGAGGATGGAGGCGACGGCGGTAGCCCAGCAGCGAGTGAGGACTGGTCGAAGCTACTAAACGCCGCAATCCCATCAAACATGCAacttccacaatggtacgacaCGAACAAGGAAGATGAACAACAAATCTCGTACGGACAAACCGTTTCATCAGCTTTAccaaatcatcatcatcatcatcaacaaaaCCAAGATGACAACGTAGGAGAACTGGACGTCCAACAACTGGCTGCCTTTTTCCCAGTCGCCACTGAACAAGACCAACCTCCAGTAACCAACAATTCTTCCTGCCCTTGGGATAATTTGCCTGGAATCTGCTAA
- the LOC111805174 gene encoding CASP-like protein 2D1, with product MEETHNPHPPILKLLDVSLRLFSVPLTIASICLTVTNRQDNPDYGTLEFHNLSGLKYMVSISAIAAAYALFAAAFSWLRCFAAKAWVFFVSDQIVAYLMVTSVAAVGEILYLAYYGDREVSWSEAYSTYGKFCEKMKMALVFQALGFGCFFVVAVVSAFRAFRIFDPPLPSQHLQHQSN from the exons atggaagaaaccCACAATCCCCACCCTCCAATCCTCAAACTCCTCGACGTCTCTCTCCGACTCTTCTCCGTTCCTCTCACCATCGCTTCAATCTGCCTCACCGTCACCAACCGCCAGGACAATCCCGACTACGGCACCTTGGAGTTCCACAATCTCAGCGGCCTCAA GTACATGGTCTCCATATCCGCCATCGCCGCCGCGTACGCTTTGTTCGCCGCGGCGTTTTCTTGGCTCCGATGCTTCGCCGCCAAGGCTTGGGTCTTCTTCGTTTCCGACCAG ATTGTGGCTTATTTGATGGTGACATCGGTGGCGGCGGTGGGGGAGATTCTGTATTTGGCTTACTACGGAGACAGGGAGGTTTCGTGGAGTGAGGCTTACAGCACATATGGGAAGTTCTgcgagaagatgaagatggcTCTGGTCTTTCAAGCTTTGGGATTTGGGTGTTTCTTTGTGGTGGCTGTCGTCTCTGCTTTTAGGGCTTTTCGTATCTTCGACCCTCCTCTTCCTTCTCAACACCTTCAACACCAAAGCAATTAG
- the LOC111805126 gene encoding methylenetetrahydrofolate reductase 2-like yields MKVIDKIRAATTGDDARVVFSFEYFPPKTEDGVDNLFERMDRMVAHNPSFCDITWGAGGSTADLTLDIANKMQNMICVETMMHLTCTNMPVEKIDHALQTIKSNGIQNVLALRGDPPHGQDKFVQIEGGFACALDLVKHIREKYGDYFGITVAGYPEAHPDVIGSNGVATLEGYQSDLAYLKRKFDAGADLIVTQLFYDTDIFLKFVNDCRQIGITCPIVPGIMPINNYKGFIRMTEFCKTKVPDEVMAALEPIKDNEEAVKAYGIHLGTEMCKKILAHGIKTLHLYTLNMEKSALAILMSLGLIEESKISRSLPWRRPTNIFRVHEDVRPIFWANRPKSYISRTIGWDQYPHGRWTDSRNPSYGALTDYQFMRPRARGKKLLEEWALPLNSIEDVYEKFMKYCLGKLRSSPWSELDGLQAETRIISEQLGKINMKGLLTINSQPSVNGERSDSPSVGWGGSGGYVYQKAYIEFFCSKEKLDAVVDKCRALPSLTYMAVNKEGVWVSNITQKDVNAVTWGVFPAKEIIQPTIVDPASFHVWKDEAFELWSRGWASLYPEGDPSRKLLEEIQSSYYLVSLVDNDYVNSNIFAALEDF; encoded by the exons ATGAAGGTGATTGATAAGATCCGGGCAGCCACCACCGGCGATGATGCTAGAGTGGTGTTCTCGTTCGAGTACTTCCCGCCGAAGACGGAGGACGGTGTCGATAACCTCTTCGAGAGGATGGATCGTATGGTGGCTCATAATCCTTCCTTCTGCGACATTACTTGGGGCGCCGGTGGCTCCACAGCCGATCTCACACTCGACATTGCCAACAAGATGCAGAACATGATCTGTGTCGAGACCATGATGCATCTCACCTGCACCAATATGCCTGTTGAGAAGATTGACCATGCTCTTCAAACCATCAAGTCCAATGGCATTCAGAATGTCCTCGCGCTTCGTGGTGACCCTCCCCATGGACAGGACAAATTCGTCCAGATCGAAGGCGGCTTCGCTTGTGCTCTCGATCTT GTTAAACACATCAGGGAGAAATATGGTGACTACTTTGGCATTACTGTAGCTGGATATCCAG AGGCACATCCAGACGTGATTGGAAGCAACGGCGTGGCGACGCTTGAAGGCTACCAGAGCGATCTGGCTTATCTTAAGAGAAAG tTTGATGCTGGTGCTGATCTGATTGTTACCCAACTTTTCTATGACACTGACATTTTCCTCAAGTTTGTTAATGATTGTCGACAAATTGGAATAACTTGTCCGATTGTACCTGGTATTATGCCCATCAATAATTACAAAGGTTTCATACGCATGACCGAATTTTGCAAAACGAAG GTTCCGGATGAGGTCATGGCTGCCTTAGAGCCTATCAAGGACAATGAAGAGGCTGTTAAAGCTTATGGAATTCACCTTGGAACTGAGATGTGCAAGAAGATTTTGGCTCATGGAATCAAAACACTACATCTTTATACGCTGAATATGGAGAAATCAGCATTGGCCATACTAATG AGTCTTGGTCTGATTGAAGAAAGCAAAATATCAAGATCTTTACCTTGGAGGCGCCCGACAAATATTTTCCGTGTCCATGAAGATGTTCGCCCAATCTTCTG GGCTAACCGTCCTAAAAGCTACATATCAAGGACCATAGGTTGGGACCAGTACCCTCATGGTAGATGGACTGATTCTAGGAACCCTTCATATGGGGCACTAACTGACTATCAG TTTATGCGCCCACGTGCACGTGGCAAGAAGCTTCTTGAGGAATGGGCTCTTCCATTGAATAGCATAGAAGATGTTTATGAG AAATTTATGAAGTACTGCCTTGGAAAGTTGAGAAGCAGTCCATGGTCTGAATTAGACGGACTTCAGGCTGAGACAAGGATAATAAGCGAACAGCTTGGAAAAATTAACATGAAAGGTCTCCTTACCATCAACAGCCAACCATCGGTTAACGGAGAAAGATCTGATTCTCCTTCTGTAG GATGGGGTGGATCAGGAGGTTACGTCTATCAAAAGGCATACATCGAGTTTTTCTGTTCCAAAGAAAAGTTGGATGCTGTTGTTGACAAGTGCAGGGCTCTTCCATCTCTAACCTACATGGCGGTCAATAAAGAAGGCGTTTGGGTATCCAACATCACCCAAAAGGATGTGAATGCTGTAACTTGGGGAGTTTTCCCAGCCAAAGAGATCATACAGCCAACCATCGTCGATCCTGCAAGCTTTCACGTGTGGAAAGACGAGGCATTTGAGCTTTGGTCGAGGGGATGGGCTTCCTTGTACCCCGAGGGAGACCCGTCCAGAAAATTGCTCGAGGAG ATACAGAGCAGCTATTACTTGGTGAGCTTGGTGGATAACGACTACGTCAATTCTAACATCTTTGCTGCTTTGGAGGATTTCTGA